One Vigna unguiculata cultivar IT97K-499-35 chromosome 7, ASM411807v1, whole genome shotgun sequence genomic region harbors:
- the LOC114189818 gene encoding putative F-box protein PP2-B12 — MADEDFNNLPEGCIATILSLTSPKDACRLSLVSSTFQSAAESDAVWHKFLPSDFHTLLSQSPSSSFPSKKHLYIHLCHNPLLIDHGKKSFQLDKVYGKKCYMLSARTLFIVWGDTPRYWGWTSLPDARFSEVAELVSVCWLEIRGWINTGMLSPKTLYGAYLVFKPSPAGIFGFDYQSVEVSVGIAGGEASKRTVFLDAERGRRLRYQIVPRRAGIFNRARFLTSVETPPAQHNSNINNNNNSSNNNNSVDLQYPKERGDGWMEVELGDFFNDGEDDKEVEMGVCEIKSGDWKGGLFLQGIEIRPKTVPSIS, encoded by the exons ATGGCCGACGAAGACTTCAACAACCTTCCAGAAGGTTGCATTGCCACTATCCTCTCCTTAACATCTCCGAAGGATGCTTGCAGGCTTTCCCTCGTTTCATCAACTTTCCAATCCGCCGCTGAATCCGATGCTGTCTGGCACAAGTTTCTGCCTTCCGATTTCCACACCCTTCTTTCCCAATCTCCCTCCTCATCTTTCCCTTCCAAGAAGCACCTCTATATCCACCTCTGCCACAACCCCCTCCTCATTGATCATGGCAAAAag AGCTTTCAACTGGATAAAGTGTACGGAAAGAAATGCTACATGCTATCAGCCAGGACTCTGTTCATTGTATGGGGAGATACTCCCAGGTATTGGGGGTGGACTTCGCTACCAGATGCCAG GTTTTCTGAGGTGGCTGAGCTTGTGAGTGTGTGTTGGTTGGAAATCCGGGGGTGGATAAACACTGGCATGCTGTCCCCTAAGACACTGTATGGGGCATACCTTGTGTTCAAGCCAAGCCCTGCAGGAATCTTCGGGTTCGATTACCAGTCAGTGGAAGTGTCTGTTGGGATTGCCGGAGGTGAAGCTTCCAAACGAACCGTTTTCTTGGATGCTGAAAGAGGACGGAGGCTAAGGTACCAGATTGTTCCTCGCCGGGCTGGCATATTCAACCGTGCACGTTTTCTTACCAGTGTTGAGACACCCCCTGCACAACACAACAGCAACatcaataataacaacaacagtAGTAACAACAACAACAGTGTTGATCTTCAGTACCCAAAGGAGAGAGGAGATGGGTGGATGGAGGTGGAATTGGGAGATTTCTTCAACGATGGAGAAGATGACAAGGAAGTGGAAATGGGTGTTTGTGAGATCAAGAGTGGTGATTGGAAAGGTGGTCTTTTTCTTCAAGGAATCGAAATAAGGCCTAAAACAGTACCCTCCATTAGTTAA